aagtcgctaaatttgtcgctagtcgcatttttaaaaaaaagtcgctAGAGGGATCTGAAAACTCGCTAAATACAGCAACAAAGTTgctaagttggcaacactgcaggggttgtttgctcatatgatcagggtgattaccgtaatacccacaaaaaaggcgcatcgaattataaggcgctctgttggattttgagaaaattacaggcttttacgtgcgccttatagtgcgtaaaatacggtaTGTCAGCCTTGTTTTAGTCCGAGATAACCCTCAGATCCCTCCTCCCTGAGAAGTCAGTCCCAGGTCCCAGTCCTGTACTGTTTGAAGAACTGAGACCGTCTTGTTGAGACTCAACCCCAAAAAAGGAACACCTTCAGTAGATCCATATCCTAACCGGGGACTGAGGGGATCCACATGTGCAAACCCGTGAATAGTTTGGACTTTTTTCTAAGCCCCGTCCTTGAACATGAACAAACCAATAGCATTCAGCTTCCCTCTTCCCAGACTCTGACATTCTCAGCATAAAACTTCATAGAGAACCATCAGAGCTGGCCACAGCTGTCTTGTTTTCTGGGCtatttaaagggatagttcgggatttttgacatgaatctgtatggcatcccagtcagcagtgttgtgcattcacacagactgacccctgacccctgacagcgtccagtgagcggagatcctgtccggttttggtccagacAAAAGTAGTttggcaagtttgctggggtcaccaaaataaagtgtttttcttctcaaaccaatatgtgttagaaagagtgatatatttgcatcacaaaccgttgtcaacgaaaaagtcagacctcgtaaacgctggcactattttctctcccttcatatctctctgccgcctccagctggaggcggcacggagctagagctagctagctctttaaTAGCGgtgaacaaaatgaaaccagCGCGGCTGCCAGCTGGAGATGGTGCCCTTTTGGAGAAAAGCGGGTAACATAGGATCCTTATGTGGAAAAAGAgtcctatgttccccggtcCATACAAAGCGGGGAACATCGGTACGCTCCCGGAAGTAGTTCaagtcaaaaatcccgaactatccctttaagtcATTTTTGATGCTAAATGGTCAAACAGTGTGCCATGCAGCAGTGATACGGAGGGAACGGGGTTTATTTCGTCCCAATCCCTCAACAAAGCCTGGACAGATGTCTCCTTCGTGTGAAGCTGTgtggcagaacacacacacacacacacacacacaatgcaacgCCACACCTGGAAACAAGGATGTCTACATTTGGTCCAAGGCAAGGCGATGTCTGGTAGAATCATGTAACGCTAGCAGCCATGAGCCTCCTGGAGCTAGCCTCCTGGAGCTAGCCTCCTGGAGCTAGCCTCCTGGAGCTAGCCTCCTGGAGCTAGCCTCCTGGAGCTAGCCACCTGGAGCTAGCCACCTGGAGCTAGCCACCTGGAGCTAGCCACCTGGAGCTAGCCACCTGGAGCTAGCCTCCTGGAGCTAGCCACCTGGCTCACCTGTTGCATCGTAGATGAGGCTTCAAAAGGAGTGGAGGTCGTCACAGCGGCAGCAGAACACACAGCTTTTAGGACGGCAGTCCTTCCTTCTCTTCTCCTGTGGTGTGTTGTACGGTGCGACTGACTTCGTCCCGCCATTTTCAAAGGTTGGAATAATCCGAACATCTGACGTAGCTCGAGAAACATCTGGGTTGTTGTTGGCTGGCTGAGACAAAATCAAAACTATAGGCTCAGTCTGTGGAACTTCAGCTGACAGCTGGAACAAAAAGCAatagggggcggggcttagccacAGAGCCATTGTAAATCTCTTCAAAACTGATTTGTGGACACACACGGTATCCAAGTGAACATGGTTCTTTGGACCAAACCAGGTCCCGGTGCTCTGTAGTTTATCTCTGCTGTTGGGATCTCTCAGCGGTCATACACCACAGACCGGCGCCGTCTTTCTTACGTCAAACCCCTGAAATGCCGACCCACTCTGTCGCTTCTGACTTACCAGGACACAGTGTTCGCCTGCTGCCAGCGGTCATAATGCTATGGCTGACGGGTGCTGACCTCCATCTGTGGCTCCTGAAGGATTGTGAACTCATACGTGTGTGAGAACGAcggcagcgtgtctgtgttcaTATGGCCCGttcgtgcgcgtgtgtgtgtgtgtgtgtgtgtgtgtgtgtgtgtgtgtgtgtgtgtgtgtgggcctcGCTGGCTTCACGCTGTCTGACAGAGCTGTGTTAAATTCTTCTGTCcgacacaaaaaaacacactttccaCTGCGATCGTCCCTCGCACGTCTCAGAAACATCCATAAAGGAGGTTTTCCAGGATGATTGATGGCTCGTAGGAGACGTGAAGCCTGCAGCTCACACCATCTCGGGGTAAACACGTTTATTTTTGAGCTCAACAACACGCTGagcacacagtaacacaacatgAGCAAACATCTCGACACACCCAGTCCCTGGACTCATACAGCTCATCAATCACTTTAGCGTTACACACCAAATGTGCGTATATTCAATAACAGACTGCCTGTAAGCTTTTTGAAGAACTGTAAAATGGGAGGAGCGGCTTGATGTGGTCTCACCATCATCTCCTCGGACCTCTAAATGCAGCTGAACTCTGAGCTGTGATTTACTGGCTTCTCTCAGTCCACAGGAGATCTGTAACCAAGAGCTCATTTTCCAAAGCTTTAATGAAAATAAGCGACAGATTTAAAGTCatgttcctgtttttctgctgcgTCTCACTTGAAAACAATCCAGAAATCCAATTTACAGCTTGGAGTCACCTCagcaattaaaacaaacaaaaaaaagaccgTGGACATCAACTTGAAGTCTTCCTGAAGAAGTCACCAGCCTGCCTGACTTCAAGCCGACACATGGGGAGTACGTATGCCTTCACTGTCCAGTCCAGAAAGAACCAGGAAGAtcctcacagcaggagcagaTTGAACAGATCAGTCTCATTAATCCTGTTTAAAACTATTTACTCCAGGGAGACTACTTTTTGATTTCAGGACAATTGAGTCAGAAGAAAACTCAATAAAGTACCGCTTTCTGGACGATGTGAAGTCAAGTTAAAGCTTCACTGAACGAATGACTTCCTGAACTCAATGCTCACTGTCGGGGGAGGTCAGgtctctggtttggtctgggAGGAGGTCTGAGGCTTGTCTGGGACTCTCCGGAGAGATCAGGTCTCGTTTGGTCTGGGAGagattgttttttaatgtgtttactTCAGAgaacacaaatgaataaaatgtctttCACTACATGAAACTTGAAGCTGAACAATCCACCAGAATGTCAGCAGATGCTAGATGAGTGTGGCGTGGTTTGTTGTTAGCCTAGCTGTAGCTTCTTCTGTGTTGCATTTTCGGGTCTGATGAGGGAAATCAGCTGCTTCTTAGTGGTAACATTACCAAACAGCGGGAGAAAGGAAATGGTGCAGCCCCCCCGCTCACTTCCTCTGCTGTCAGAACTGGTAGGGTGAGACGAAGAGGGTGACCTTGGTGAGGTAGCGGCCCAGCAGGGTGTGGCGCTCCAGCTCGCTCATCTCCACCTCGGCCTCCAGGGTGGCCGGGCCCTGGATGGGCGCCACCAGGAGGAGGGTGCCGGTCTGCCGTCCGGAGCGCTGCACGCTGAAGTGGCCGCGGCCTCGCCCGCCCGCCAGGCCGAACCGCAGCGTGTCGCCCAGCACGCGGGCCGCCGACACCCGGAAGAGGACACGGGGGGCGGACATGTTGGACACCACGGCCAGGAAGTGGAAGGAGATGGAGTTTGGTGCCTGAACGCAGCCGGTGTCGCCCAGCATGCAGGGATTCCTCTCGCAGCGCCTGACAGGACACCAGCAGGGAAACGTTTACCCCAACATCAGCTTCGGAACTCAAAccaattcatttaaaatgtcaaagGAACGTAAAGTCTGCTGGAACCACTGAGGAGCAGTAAACCAGAATTCACAAATAAAAGATGCTTCATTAATTTGAACTCAGTCAGCTGAGCGACAGATGATCAAATCCAAATCAGGACAAATGTTCACCTGGACCAAGACCTGGACGTCCACTGGCAACAGGATGGACAGAGTCACTGTTTGCTTTAGCGAAATACGGAAGGTTGGCTGGAAACAAGAATCATTTGGAGGAAAAATAtctgtgagtttgtgaaaattttGTCTTCACTGAAGAAGTTGTAAAAATATTGgcaatttctgtatttttatcaatatttgtaTGGttctactaaaaaaaaaatatgttaaaaccTTTCATCACACGAGCGATATTTCCATCTTTAGATATAGTTCTCAGAGATATAAACATTTTATACTGAAGAGTTCCCAAGATTTATTGGACAGACAGAAATCAAACACTGAAGCGATAGAACTAAATCGAAGCTCATCAGTACCTCTAGGACTACTGGAGCCTAAAGTCCCTCCAGCTGGTCTGAGGACAGACGTCAGTGACTGCAGTCAGAAACAGACTGAATCCAGGGTGGAGGCTGGAAGTGAGTCAGCTGGAGGCTGTCACTCAGTCCTCATCCAGTTCCATGAACTGCTCTGTCTTCAGTTAATCCAGGCTAAATTTAGTGTAACACCCCTCAGAGTCATGAGCGCAAATGAAGCAGTCTGTGGTCACTTTGTTCGACGAGTCCTGACTAGGAAACGTCATAAAGTTTGAGCGGTGctgagtgtttttgttctctcaCATCTGAGACGTCCTGATGTAAGTGGCGTTTTTCACTTGAGGACACTCCACCGTCACGCACTGGAAGCCTCCGAAGGTGTTGACGCAGACCTGGTCCGCCGTGCAGTTGTGCATCCGGGTCTGGCACTCGTTGATATCTGCGTgtgaaaggtcagaggtcaccgtcACGACCACAGGTCCTCACGTCTCCGAGACATTCCCCGACCCGGCGCGCCGACCTGTGCAGCTGCGGCCGTCGCCCGCCATGTGGTAGCCGTCCGGACACAGGCAGTGGAAGCTGCCCGGAGTGTTGACGCAGCGGTGGAGGCACAGCCGGCCGGGCTGGCTGAGAGGAAACAGGTGGCACTCATCGATGTCTGAACACAAGACATGCACATGGTAAGTCAGGGTGGCGCGTTTTGGATGTGAGAGACAGTAGCTGCTGTGGTTAGCATCGCTGCATGTTCAGGTACGAACAGACTCCTTGTCAGGAAAATGAACGTTAGTCTTAATGATGTTTTCAGTCATTCGGTGATTGTGGAGAAGCCGGACAAAACACCTTCTGCTCCAGTGAAGGTGCAGCTGAGTGAGGTAGAAAGAGGAGACTGCTGCCTCTGTACTGGCTCTGGACTGATAATCTGACCCTCCACTGAGCTCATACGTTCATACGTGTAGATCACCTTTGCAGATGTTGTTGTCTCGGCCCGATATGGTGAAGCCCACGTCACAGGTGCAGCGGGTGGAGCCCAGaaagtgtgtgcagtgtgaggGTCGGACGGACTGCGCTGGTGAGGAAGACGTGGTGGATGAAATCAGCTGAGGAAGAGGCGATGAGGCCTCCGAGGGATGAGAGGACGAAGACGCCGACAGGGCAGCAGGGGCATAaggggacgaggaggacgaggacgataaggaggaagcagcaggagagaaggaCGCCAGGGAGTTGGTGGTGAGGTTGAGtcctgaaacaaagaaagaatcaAAATGCTGCGCCGCCATGAGGCCTTCAGTGTCCGCTGAATGTCTGACTCACGTCTGCACATGGGCTGCTGGCCGCTCCACCTCAGGGACTCCAGACACACCCGAGTCCGCGGGCCAATCAGCTCGTAGCCGGGCTTACACAGGAAGTGGACCTCGTGCCCCAGTTCAAACACTCGGCCCAGTCTGCGGCCGTGAGCCGGAGGTTCTGGCTTGGGACAGGAAGCTGTGGGCGGACGAGACTCAATTTAATCCTTGCAGCAATAATATGATCAATACTATAAAAAAGTACAATGCAACCATAATAAAGCCAGTAGAAACCCAATTTAGTGTTGAAGTTATTTATTCCCTTCTTGACTGATGAAGCCTTTCGGCTGCTTTCAGATGTGCAGCACCAACCGACAGCAGCATcaggaagaaagaagaggaacCGGCCGAATAGTACCAAGGGTTGGAGGAACAGCTGTAGTCATAGTTCTGGTAGTAGTAGGACCACTCAGGGCAGTGACCCCCAAACCAGGAGAGTCTCTGCACCACATCCCAGAAGATCTGATGCCTCAGTCCAGAGGAGCCCAAAACAGAAAGGATACTGCCCAGAACCCTCGGACTCCCAGACCTCTGTTAGAGGAACCAAGCTTGAGGATGACACAGACACCAACCTACCATTTTTCCCGGCTTTAAAGATGGCCATAGTGCTGTTGTGCAAGGCATTGATCTTCTTTCTGAGGGACCGAAGCCCCTGTTGGTATGAAGACTCTTGGACTGCTAGAAtcttctccacctgctgcagtgagTTCAGCAGATCCTGGGTGGACGGACAGTCCTGTGGGGGGACAGGGAGAGGGGACAGTCAGCTGTGGGGCCTTGTCTCAAACTGATACCAGTCGTGCTGGGCCAGAAGGAGTCCTGCTTCAAGAGGGTGGACCTGGACTGCTGTCTAAAGACCTGTAATTTTATCCTTAAAGAAGCTTAACATACTCCAGGAAACCCACTCTGTAGCTGAAGAACAACCCGGGTTTTTaggttaaagctcgggtaggcgatgttgtccaacagctcttttagtcatactgagtgaaatgctccttgcccccggGGAGAAGTCAATTCATTATGTGGACGAAAAAAGGTGtggaaaaatctgacaactgtagcgtcCACAGGACAgcaaaaactccgaccaatcgtaaggcaccgaccgctcttcaggaaccaatcagagaccgtgctccgctgtctgaacagccccgtctgctccactccgtctgtgtgtgtgtgtgtgtgtgtgtgtgtgtgtgtgtgtgtgtgtgtgtgtgtgtgtgtgtgttctcgtatttctatccttgttggggccaaatgtccccacaaggatagcaaaacgtggaacgacgtgccttgtggggacctttttccggtcctaagtaggagaaacagtgttttcttgaccatgttgttgttactgaaaaaagtaaaagtgcaaaaacatttctttagggttaggctttgttgtggtgtgggttagggttagggtaagggtcagggttaggggctagacatgaatgggagtcaatggacggtccccacaaggatagaaatacaagactgtgtgtgtctgtgtgtgtgtgtgtgtgtgtgtgtgtgtgtgtgtgtgagagcacgTGGCACAGATCGGCTCACAATCCGCCTCTCGGTAATTTCGTCGCACAACAAAGTATCACagtactgtgtgcaaagcgctggtcagtttACGTTTATGTGCTGAGAAACATGAACCGGGGACatctccttgaatttaaaaaacctgcccggacgccccggacaggacgtaaaaagtggacatgtccacCCTAggcttggagcggggtcccaCTGAAAACATGAGTTGAGATGCGCGGTGTCGTTGGTGGGGGTGTGGCGTTGGGCCAAGCACTgattggagtaggaggagcttaCGGGGGAGGGCTTGAGGTGTGCCACTTTCACATCTTGCAGGCTCTTCagcatcgtctaccctagctttaactaaAGTAAGCTAAACTAAAATAAGATCAACCAAACCGATCACTGCACCTGTAAAAGCACCTGAATTACATTTATACCAACAGTCACCAACGTACCGACAACCACGCTTGTTAAAATCCAGTGACGAGtaatcaggtgtgctgcaactGGGAGGTACTAGAAACCCGCAGGACTCcggacctccaggaccaggactaagACCCCTGGTTTCTTCTCATGGTTCCAATAAATGAAAGATCTGAAACAGTCACGGTTCCTGCTTCAGGACTGGATGGGTCACATGTCGAAGCCGGTTGGATATTTTTGGGTCCTGATGATGAAACAAGGACCAGCTTTTCCCTGCTGTACTCACAAGCTGAGAGCATCACGTGGCTGCTGTGAGGGGTCTGGCCCAGGAAAACACCACTTCTAATCTCATGCTTCCTGTTTATCTGGTCATGAATCAGCAGGAGAAGTGGGCACAGCGAGGTTCCTGACCTGATCATGACCCAGAAACAGTCACGACGGGTCCAGAGCTCCGGAATAATGGGCACACGTCAAAAATGATCATCTCACAGTGAAGAAATGTTGTAACGAGACAAGATTAAAAGCAGTGGAAACATGAGCCGGTGAGTATTTGTGCAGTGGAGTTCAGCAGACGGCCGGCGGATCCCGTCTGCCGTCTGTTTAAAGAGAGGCCTGTACATGGAGGTGAGGTTTTCAGACCCGTGGTGATACCTGTGATAACCGGAGCAGCGCGACCCAGCAGCACATGTTTTCACTGCTCCGAGGCGTCCCGGCGGAACGCCGAGCTTTCTGACAGCTCGGTGACCCCGAGAGGAGACTCACGCCTGAACTTGAACTCTGCATGTCAGAGTGCAGAAAGACAGATACGAGTGGCGACGGCGCTGAAGCACcaactcagacagaaaacactgacCCAGCTGTTTGACTGTCGAAAACCAGTCTCATAACAGAACCAGAGCTTCACTCATGCATTTCCTTTCAAATCTTCAGATAAAGATTTCTTTAAGTCTCTTTAAGTGGCTGTGAAATCTGTGACGCTCCAAATCTGTACTGATCCTGATCAGCAGATAACTGATAGAACGAATCAGTGGATTATTATGTTTTGGTTGATATTTTGAAGTCCTCAGAATATTCAAATTGTCCATtcatccttccttccatccgTTCATCCAAAATCAGAAGGTGTATGGAAAAATGATGGGTTTTATTTTGAGGAGATATATTTACCCATGATGCTGTTTCAGGGCTTTAGTTAGGTTTTAGGAGCATGTCCCGGAGAAAGTTGCATAAAACACAATTTCAGAATGAGACCATAACTCAGTTAAATACAAATACTTGACAACACAACTCTACTTATCTCATGAAAGCTGCCATCAGATTAAAAGTTAACCACTTGCATTGTGAGTAGATTAAAAACAAGCTTTCGATGCAATGCTGTCATCAGATTACCATCAATCACTCGTTGTTTCGACTTTGTTCTGAATTACTGAATTATTTACAATGACATTTCTTGAAttaaaaagggatttttttttgtgttgaagcTATTTTCACTTGTAACATTGTTTAAATGTGCATTTAATAAAGACACATGTCTAAAAATGATAATGATATTTAACATGCTATAAATGTAAACGCTGGTATCTTGTGTGTAAACTTTCAGTTATTCTCTCTGACAAAGAAGAAGTAACAGCTcgtctggttcttcctctcttcagtcCTGATgtctgcttcagtctgcaggtttcttctcaCATTACTTTCATCCAAGCATTGTGAGATGAAACTGATGGCAGCCAGCTCCAGCACTCACCTGAGCCGAGCAGAACGCGACCTGCTGAAGAGCCAGCATCAGAGAAACAACCCCCGcagccttcatcctcctcctcatcagcctccgGACGGTCTGTGGAAATGATCAGCTTCAACTGCAGCTTCTCCACCTCTCAgactcctcctctgctgctctgcctttTAGAagacccacccacacacacacacacacacacacacacacacacacacacacacacacacactcacactcactgtAAGAGAGAAGCAGCTGGTTTAGGAGGGGAAGCTTCTGGAAACACCCACAATCCTCTGTGTTGTGCATCGTTGAAACACAAAGCCTCAGTGTTGACGCTCAGAGCGGAGTTCCTTTAGTCAGCATCGTGATATTAAATGCGTTATTCAAAATGTATTGGGCCTATCGCAATTTCTGCCAGATTCTGGAATTTTTGCTGCACCCTGAATGAATAACAGAACATGAAAGTTTCAGTTTActtattgatgtttttaaatctaatctttAGGTAAATCTGTCACATTGGTCATAATGGACAGAAACCaatattacacacacaaaaataaaagccattcattcaGACACAATCCTCTTATAGGAAACAACTGAACAGAAATGATACGAAATGATTCATCAGGAGTTTGGCAAGTAGAGCAGACTGGAAGAAAGCCCTCCTCTGTGTCTGAATACAACAGTTAAACCTGCTATACAGCAGGAAATCTGGATTTTCATCTCAATCCTCTGTCTACCAGACATCCCAGTTACATTAAGGACACTATCGACACAGACAGAGGGCATCAGACCACAGAAACATCCTGACTCTGGAAGACGAGAAATGGAGGATTTACGATTATTGGAAATAAATTCAACCTGGAATTTAGAATTTGgcatttcatattttcttcacATTGAGGGCATGGCTACAGGGAAGAAGtctatttaaatgttt
Above is a window of Salarias fasciatus chromosome 7, fSalaFa1.1, whole genome shotgun sequence DNA encoding:
- the LOC115391495 gene encoding fibulin-7-like, with the protein product MLKSLQDVKVAHLKPSPDCPSTQDLLNSLQQVEKILAVQESSYQQGLRSLRKKINALHNSTMAIFKAGKNASCPKPEPPAHGRRLGRVFELGHEVHFLCKPGYELIGPRTRVCLESLRWSGQQPMCRRLNLTTNSLASFSPAASSLSSSSSSSPYAPAALSASSSSHPSESVRPSHCTHFLGSTRCTCDVGFTISGRDNNICKDIDECHLFPLSQPGRLCLHRCVNTPGSFHCLCPDGYHMAGDGRSCTDINECQTRMHNCTADQVCVNTFGGFQCVTVECPQVKNATYIRTSQMRCERNPCMLGDTGCVQAPNSISFHFLAVVSNMSAPRVLFRVSAARVLGDTLRFGLAGGRGRGHFSVQRSGRQTGTLLLVAPIQGPATLEAEVEMSELERHTLLGRYLTKVTLFVSPYQF